One window of the Streptomyces asoensis genome contains the following:
- a CDS encoding M16 family metallopeptidase — MPMGHTATAQAGSGGLEATEHRLANGLRVVLSEDHLTPVAAVCLWYDVGSRHEVKGRTGLAHLFEHLMFQGSGQVKGNGHFELVQGAGGSLNGTTSFERTNYFETMPTHQLELALWLEADRMGSLLTALDDESMENQRDVVKNERRQRYDNVPYGTAFEKLTALAYPDGHPYHHTPIGSMADLDAATLEDARAFFRTYYAPNNAVLSVVGDIDPEQTLAWVEKYFGSIPGHDGKPAPRDGGLPDVIGEQLREIVEEEVPARALMAAYRLPEDGTRASDAADLALTVLGGGESSRLYNRLVRRDRTAVAAGFGLLRLAGAPSLGWLDVKTSGDVEVPVIEAAIDEELARFAEEGPTAEEMERAQAQLEREWLDRLGTVAGRADELCRFAVLFGDPQLALTAVQRVLDVTPEEVQEIAKARLRPDNRAVLVYEPTAAEAPADQDENEEAAR; from the coding sequence ATGCCCATGGGTCACACGGCCACAGCCCAGGCAGGCTCCGGGGGCCTGGAAGCGACCGAGCACCGTCTGGCCAACGGCCTGCGCGTGGTGCTCTCGGAGGACCACCTGACCCCCGTCGCGGCGGTGTGCCTCTGGTACGACGTCGGTTCACGCCACGAAGTCAAGGGGCGTACGGGTCTTGCTCACCTTTTCGAGCACCTGATGTTCCAGGGCTCCGGCCAGGTCAAGGGCAACGGCCACTTCGAGCTGGTCCAGGGGGCCGGCGGCTCGCTCAACGGCACCACCAGCTTCGAGCGCACGAACTACTTCGAGACCATGCCCACCCACCAGCTGGAGCTCGCCCTCTGGCTGGAGGCCGACCGCATGGGCTCGCTGCTCACCGCGCTGGACGACGAGTCGATGGAGAACCAGCGCGACGTCGTCAAGAACGAGCGCCGTCAGCGCTACGACAACGTCCCCTACGGCACGGCCTTCGAGAAGCTGACCGCTCTCGCCTACCCGGACGGCCACCCGTACCACCACACGCCGATCGGCTCGATGGCCGACCTGGACGCGGCGACCCTGGAGGACGCGCGCGCGTTCTTCCGCACGTACTACGCGCCCAACAACGCGGTCCTTTCCGTGGTCGGTGACATCGACCCGGAGCAGACCCTCGCCTGGGTCGAGAAGTACTTCGGCTCCATCCCCGGCCACGACGGCAAGCCCGCGCCCCGTGACGGCGGGCTGCCCGACGTCATCGGCGAACAACTGCGCGAGATCGTCGAGGAGGAGGTGCCGGCCCGCGCGCTGATGGCCGCCTACCGGCTCCCCGAGGACGGCACGCGCGCGTCCGACGCCGCCGACCTGGCGCTCACCGTCCTCGGCGGCGGCGAGTCCTCCCGCCTGTACAACCGCCTCGTGCGCCGCGACCGTACGGCCGTCGCGGCCGGCTTCGGCCTGCTGCGGCTCGCCGGAGCGCCCTCCCTGGGCTGGCTGGACGTGAAGACGTCCGGTGACGTCGAGGTGCCCGTCATCGAGGCCGCCATCGACGAGGAGCTCGCCCGGTTCGCCGAGGAGGGCCCCACGGCCGAGGAAATGGAGCGGGCCCAGGCGCAGTTGGAGCGCGAGTGGCTCGACCGGCTCGGCACGGTCGCCGGCCGCGCCGACGAACTGTGCCGGTTCGCCGTCCTGTTCGGCGACCCGCAGCTCGCCCTCACCGCCGTCCAGCGCGTGCTCGACGTGACGCCCGAGGAGGTGCAGGAGATCGCCAAGGCCCGCCTGCGCCCCGACAACCGCGCGGTGCTCGTCTACGAGCCGACCGCCGCCGAAGCCCCTGCCGACCAGGACGAGAACGAGGAGGCGGCCCGGTGA